Proteins encoded together in one Mycobacterium sp. MS1601 window:
- a CDS encoding GH-E family nuclease, translating to MSHGQEYRTLREQYLSGDISVEDFLSEYREPDNYRAQDPGRNRSHVDEGP from the coding sequence ATGTCGCATGGCCAGGAGTACCGTACTTTGCGCGAGCAGTACTTGAGCGGGGACATCAGCGTGGAGGATTTCCTCTCCGAGTATCGAGAACCCGACAATTACCGGGCGCAAGACCCTGGCCGAAATCGATCACACGTGGACGAAGGGCCGTGA
- a CDS encoding DUF2185 domain-containing protein, translating into MQSIEFNPKAGACLATANVMQRRGLVRWMWRRPSQGPADNGWRIMSHIDTSEYLNTPGNWQMVSYNEVCAIEPALIGIWDFPVGSDLQIVRDDRGIRVVDTPTGREIPRENLYVPPQDRA; encoded by the coding sequence ATGCAATCCATCGAGTTCAACCCCAAAGCGGGCGCATGTCTGGCGACCGCCAACGTCATGCAGCGCCGCGGCTTGGTCCGCTGGATGTGGCGTAGACCGTCGCAGGGCCCGGCAGACAATGGCTGGAGGATCATGAGCCATATCGACACCAGCGAATACTTGAACACGCCAGGCAATTGGCAGATGGTGTCCTACAACGAGGTCTGCGCCATCGAACCTGCGTTGATCGGAATATGGGACTTCCCAGTTGGATCGGATCTGCAGATCGTCAGGGATGACAGGGGCATTCGGGTCGTCGACACCCCTACCGGGCGCGAGATCCCCCGCGAGAACCTTTATGTGCCGCCGCAGGACCGTGCATGA
- a CDS encoding MinD/ParA family ATP-binding protein produces MTQHDGFVPRQPDHGRQPAPPRAGDPRLAPPPFPGPQAPPPPPGWSPQPAPVPRSAKPRPDAGWRLALYRLTFGLVNPGPTAAQRRQAELAAVVRAPLRGRLKIGVLGKGGVGKTSVAASVGSIFAEQRPSDRVVALDADTAFGRLASRIDPTVQGSYWELANDRNLQSFADLQRRLGHNPTGLYVLAGEHPTTRRRVLDPAVYRETAHRLDRHFTISVIDCGSTMDAPVTQEALRDLDALIVVSSPWADGAAAAAQTMEWLANHGRTELLRRTVVVLNDSDGHSDKRTRASLAYQFTSRGQVVVEVPFDPHLRPGGVIDVTGEMSPMVKLRFMEIAAAIARHFAR; encoded by the coding sequence GTGACACAGCATGACGGTTTCGTGCCAAGGCAGCCGGACCACGGACGGCAACCAGCACCCCCGCGTGCCGGAGATCCCCGCCTGGCGCCACCACCGTTTCCCGGCCCCCAGGCGCCACCTCCGCCACCTGGCTGGTCCCCCCAGCCGGCCCCTGTGCCCAGGTCAGCCAAGCCGCGCCCCGACGCGGGCTGGCGTCTCGCGCTGTACCGACTCACCTTCGGACTGGTCAATCCTGGTCCGACGGCGGCGCAACGGCGCCAGGCCGAGCTAGCCGCCGTGGTCCGCGCACCACTGCGCGGCCGCCTCAAGATCGGTGTGCTCGGCAAGGGGGGTGTCGGCAAGACGTCCGTGGCGGCCAGTGTGGGCTCGATCTTCGCCGAGCAGAGACCGTCGGACCGCGTGGTTGCCCTCGACGCCGACACCGCCTTCGGGCGGTTGGCCAGTCGCATCGATCCGACGGTGCAGGGGTCCTACTGGGAGCTGGCCAACGACAGGAACCTGCAGTCGTTCGCCGACCTGCAACGCCGGTTGGGACACAATCCCACCGGGTTGTACGTGCTGGCCGGTGAGCACCCGACAACCCGACGCCGGGTGCTCGATCCAGCCGTCTACCGAGAGACCGCCCACCGGCTCGATCGGCACTTCACCATCTCGGTGATCGACTGCGGCTCCACCATGGACGCTCCTGTCACCCAGGAGGCACTGCGCGACCTCGACGCCCTGATCGTGGTGTCCTCGCCGTGGGCAGACGGGGCCGCGGCCGCCGCGCAGACCATGGAGTGGCTGGCCAACCACGGCCGCACCGAACTGCTGCGCCGAACCGTGGTGGTGCTCAACGACTCCGACGGTCATTCCGACAAGAGAACCCGCGCGTCGCTGGCCTACCAGTTCACCAGCCGCGGACAGGTGGTGGTCGAGGTGCCGTTCGACCCGCATCTGCGGCCCGGCGGCGTCATCGACGTCACCGGTGAGATGTCGCCGATGGTGAAGCTGCGGTTCATGGAGATAGCCGCGGCCATCGCCCGGCACTTCGCGCGTTAG